In a single window of the Paenibacillus sp. MMS20-IR301 genome:
- a CDS encoding LysR family transcriptional regulator, with the protein MTLQQLRYAIEIANSGSMNEAAKRLFVSQPSLSNAIKELESELGITIFERNNRGISISAEGMEFLGYARQIIEQTEFMENRYTGKKRSPMYFAVSTQHYAFVTDAFVKLMNESKVEEYNFSLRETQTFEIIEDVRTLRSDIGILYINESNYKVMNKLFSDGNLKFTPLFNTNPHVYVRAGHALAAKERISTEDILPYPYITFEQGDNNSLHFAEEMLSFTQIEKNIKVTDRATLTHLLLGSSSYTIGTGIMASELIDAGLVTIPFDSREVFSVGWIAHKDRRPSEIMAAYIEILNDLVSGKYFELESFLL; encoded by the coding sequence TTGACATTGCAGCAGCTCCGCTACGCGATCGAGATTGCGAACAGCGGCTCTATGAATGAAGCGGCCAAACGGTTGTTTGTGTCCCAGCCCAGCCTCTCCAATGCGATCAAGGAGCTGGAGAGCGAACTGGGGATAACCATCTTCGAACGCAACAACAGGGGGATCAGCATCTCTGCGGAAGGTATGGAATTTCTGGGCTACGCCCGGCAGATTATTGAACAAACCGAATTTATGGAGAACCGCTATACCGGCAAAAAGCGCAGCCCGATGTACTTCGCAGTCTCCACCCAGCATTATGCGTTTGTTACGGACGCTTTTGTGAAGCTGATGAATGAGAGCAAGGTGGAGGAGTATAATTTCAGCCTGCGGGAGACACAGACCTTCGAGATTATCGAGGATGTGCGTACGCTGCGCAGTGATATCGGCATTCTGTATATTAACGAGAGTAATTATAAGGTGATGAACAAGCTGTTCAGTGACGGGAATCTGAAGTTCACTCCGCTGTTCAATACGAATCCGCATGTGTATGTGCGGGCCGGACATGCTCTGGCTGCTAAAGAGCGGATCAGCACGGAGGATATCTTGCCGTATCCCTACATTACCTTTGAGCAGGGGGATAACAATTCCCTTCATTTCGCGGAAGAGATGCTTAGCTTCACACAGATTGAGAAGAATATTAAGGTTACTGACCGGGCTACCCTGACTCACCTGCTGCTGGGAAGCAGTTCGTATACGATAGGCACGGGCATTATGGCCTCAGAGCTGATTGATGCGGGGCTGGTGACGATTCCTTTTGACAGCAGGGAAGTGTTCTCTGTCGGCTGGATTGCCCACAAGGACCGCAGGCCGAGTGAGATCATGGCGGCTTATATTGAGATTCTGAATGATCTGGTGTCGGGGAAATATTTCGAGCTGGAATCATTCCTACTATAA
- a CDS encoding phosphodiester glycosidase family protein, with product MNSASSLPQRSTVRKKKKPARKRKKRGFFRTLFRVFMICFILLIAAGSWFYLAPSARNTRYLLADTLITTQHRYMAKYIIGEDELKNRVTEYNQRFQEMGNELDTHDIAPDPVAPEKPLVEIEEVTGSGYSGYVMIVNDPTKVRLGVPNKIGSGEKVSSMVARTGAIAGVNGGGFADPNWKGNGFKPIGLVISQGKLYYNGLGGKKSTQIVGLDKEGKMIAGNYTLDELSKLGVQEAVTFQPRIIVNGKGQIKNAAEGWGIAPRTAMGQRADGALIFVVIDGRQPGYSIGANLYDVQQIMLKHGAVIAANLDGGSSTVLVKDNEILNKPSSQYGERYLPTAFLVFEHPEQADIKNIWEGLDPSKIDAGKKRTQ from the coding sequence GTGAATTCTGCATCATCTTTACCGCAGCGCAGCACCGTCCGCAAGAAGAAGAAACCGGCCCGCAAGCGGAAGAAAAGGGGATTCTTCCGTACATTATTCCGGGTGTTTATGATCTGTTTCATCCTGCTGATTGCAGCCGGCAGCTGGTTCTATCTGGCTCCGTCGGCACGTAATACACGTTATCTGCTGGCCGATACACTGATTACAACACAGCATCGCTATATGGCGAAATATATAATTGGTGAGGACGAGCTGAAGAACAGGGTCACCGAATACAATCAGCGGTTTCAGGAGATGGGCAATGAGTTGGATACCCATGACATTGCACCGGACCCTGTCGCTCCAGAGAAGCCGCTGGTCGAGATTGAAGAGGTTACAGGCAGCGGGTACAGCGGCTATGTTATGATCGTAAACGACCCGACTAAGGTGCGCCTGGGAGTGCCCAATAAAATCGGTTCAGGGGAAAAGGTCTCCAGTATGGTCGCCCGGACAGGGGCAATCGCCGGGGTGAACGGCGGCGGCTTCGCTGATCCGAACTGGAAGGGCAATGGCTTTAAGCCGATTGGACTTGTGATCTCGCAAGGGAAGCTGTATTACAACGGACTAGGCGGCAAGAAGTCTACGCAGATCGTCGGGCTGGACAAGGAAGGTAAAATGATTGCCGGAAACTACACGTTAGATGAGCTGAGTAAGCTCGGTGTGCAGGAGGCGGTTACTTTTCAGCCGCGGATCATCGTGAACGGTAAAGGCCAGATCAAGAATGCTGCCGAGGGCTGGGGAATTGCGCCAAGAACGGCGATGGGCCAGCGGGCAGACGGGGCACTGATCTTCGTGGTAATCGACGGCAGACAGCCCGGCTACAGCATCGGAGCGAACCTGTATGATGTACAGCAGATCATGCTGAAGCATGGTGCGGTGATTGCAGCGAATCTGGACGGCGGATCATCAACTGTGCTGGTGAAGGACAACGAGATTCTTAACAAGCCGTCATCGCAGTACGGGGAACGTTATCTGCCTACGGCATTCCTGGTGTTCGAGCATCCCGAGCAGGCGGATATCAAGAATATCTGGGAAGGGCTGGACCCGTCCAAAATCGATGCCGGCAAAAAGCGGACACAGTAA
- a CDS encoding GNAT family N-acetyltransferase, producing the protein MSIPVLIRQMGDNDIAIIHGGLLSHDVSKPLDYIESCWKENLAGQRMTLLAFRGHEFAGWGHVVFQPQYSYFADNQIPEIQNFDIIPPFRHRGIGSVLAEALEEAAFARSRTIGIGFGLYASYGTAQRMYIRRGFIPDGRGLMYDNIPAEPGSQVRVDDELTLYLTKSR; encoded by the coding sequence ATGAGCATACCTGTATTGATCCGGCAGATGGGAGATAACGATATTGCCATCATTCACGGCGGGTTATTATCGCATGATGTGAGCAAGCCGCTGGACTATATTGAGTCATGCTGGAAGGAGAATCTGGCCGGGCAGCGGATGACACTGCTTGCGTTCCGCGGCCATGAGTTTGCAGGATGGGGGCATGTTGTTTTTCAGCCGCAGTATTCTTATTTTGCAGACAATCAGATTCCGGAGATTCAGAATTTCGATATTATTCCTCCTTTCAGGCACCGCGGGATAGGGAGTGTATTGGCGGAAGCGCTTGAAGAAGCGGCGTTCGCCAGATCTAGGACAATCGGTATCGGCTTCGGGCTGTATGCCAGCTATGGAACTGCACAAAGAATGTATATCAGACGCGGTTTCATCCCGGACGGCCGAGGATTGATGTATGATAACATACCTGCTGAACCCGGCAGCCAGGTCCGTGTTGATGATGAGTTAACGCTGTATCTAACAAAATCGAGATGA
- a CDS encoding TPM domain-containing protein, producing MNLKGLRAALVTILIAVLLLPLAPNRAAAAVPDHTESFYVNDFADVIDQKTENYMVNYGVKLHQQTGAQVVLVTVDSTNGTPMEEYATSLFNSWGVGSADKNNGVLLLLSIKDDDYWAVPGKGLEDTLNDNVLSQILSESLEPDFAKKDYSAGARKTYGSLIQRLGGVYTETLGSRNYVSDNAGVFKQVTKDYLNQSSNRYAATTGSGVYVVTVSNSGNQTLQDYTYNKFAGVAAGPNDVMLVLDIGGDNYHVLQGNKVDKVLTNDIIGGILDSMLEPRFAAKDYAGGATATANAFYSFLLARADSAMEQAAASASTKPAAAAVTGSKPAVSPVKQAESTPLTPVSGAKGITIMVIFLFIVGLISLAAAARNRYIARYGIRINPHSQRNIRRFGVWTGQPGYGYRPRRHRHRPHHHYDSSSGSSHSSSWGTNRGGGGSSGGGGAGRSSSSRRETNHGGGGSSSGGGAGRSSSSHRETNHGGGGSSSGGGSGRHSSGSSGGGGSSGGGGSASSGGGVGRHR from the coding sequence ATGAATTTAAAAGGTTTACGGGCAGCGCTGGTTACCATTCTGATAGCTGTACTGCTGCTGCCGCTTGCACCTAACCGGGCTGCGGCTGCAGTTCCTGATCATACGGAGTCGTTCTATGTAAATGATTTCGCGGATGTAATTGATCAGAAGACCGAGAATTATATGGTTAATTACGGAGTGAAGCTGCATCAGCAGACCGGCGCCCAAGTAGTGCTGGTTACGGTAGATTCTACGAATGGAACTCCGATGGAGGAATACGCGACATCGCTCTTTAATTCCTGGGGGGTTGGCTCAGCTGATAAGAATAACGGCGTGCTGCTGCTGCTCTCCATTAAGGATGACGATTACTGGGCCGTTCCGGGCAAAGGGCTCGAGGACACGCTGAATGACAATGTACTGTCACAGATCCTCTCTGAGTCACTGGAGCCGGATTTCGCCAAGAAGGATTACAGCGCCGGTGCACGCAAAACCTACGGCTCATTAATTCAGCGCCTCGGGGGAGTGTATACAGAAACGCTCGGCTCCCGTAACTATGTCTCCGACAATGCCGGGGTGTTCAAGCAGGTGACCAAGGATTATCTGAATCAGTCCAGCAACCGCTATGCGGCGACGACAGGCAGCGGTGTCTATGTGGTGACGGTCAGTAACTCCGGAAATCAGACGCTGCAGGATTATACTTACAATAAATTCGCCGGAGTGGCAGCTGGCCCAAATGATGTGATGCTGGTGCTGGATATCGGCGGAGATAACTATCATGTGCTTCAGGGTAATAAGGTCGATAAAGTATTGACCAATGACATCATCGGCGGCATTCTGGATAGCATGCTAGAACCGCGGTTTGCGGCAAAAGATTACGCCGGCGGTGCCACCGCCACCGCAAATGCATTCTACAGCTTCCTCCTGGCCAGAGCAGACTCGGCTATGGAGCAGGCTGCTGCTTCTGCAAGCACTAAGCCGGCTGCAGCAGCAGTAACAGGCAGTAAGCCTGCTGTTTCCCCTGTGAAGCAGGCGGAGTCTACTCCGCTGACACCTGTATCCGGCGCGAAGGGAATCACCATCATGGTAATATTCCTGTTCATTGTAGGCCTGATCAGTCTGGCGGCAGCTGCCCGCAACCGTTATATTGCCCGTTATGGAATCCGGATTAACCCGCACAGCCAGCGGAATATCCGCCGCTTCGGTGTCTGGACCGGGCAGCCGGGTTATGGTTATAGACCAAGAAGACACAGACACCGGCCGCATCATCATTATGATTCATCCTCCGGCAGCTCACACAGCAGCTCCTGGGGCACGAACCGCGGCGGTGGAGGTTCATCCGGCGGCGGAGGTGCGGGGCGTTCCTCTTCGTCCCGCAGAGAAACGAACCATGGAGGAGGAGGCTCCTCCAGCGGCGGAGGTGCAGGACGTTCCTCTTCCTCCCACAGGGAAACGAACCATGGCGGTGGAGGTTCATCCAGCGGCGGCGGCTCCGGCCGGCACTCCTCCGGTTCATCGGGTGGAGGCGGCAGTTCCGGCGGTGGCGGCAGCGCGAGCAGCGGCGGCGGTGTAGGCAGACACCGTTGA
- a CDS encoding aldo/keto reductase, which yields MLNLQSATKLANGVEMPWFGLGVFKVQEGQEVVDSVKAAIKAGYRSIDTATVYGNEEGVGQAIRESGVAREELFITTKVWNNDQGYESTLAAFDLSLSKLGLDYVDLYLVHWPIRAKYKDTWRALERLYADGKVRAIGVSNFQIDHLEDLLGSAVVKPMVNQVELHPLLSQLELREYCRAQGIQIEAWAPLAQGHLLDNEVIAEIAAHHNKTLPQVILRWDLQNGIVTIPKSVKEERITANADIFDFELSADEMARVDALNAGRRFGSHPDRFNNE from the coding sequence ATGTTGAATTTACAATCGGCAACTAAATTAGCAAACGGTGTAGAAATGCCATGGTTTGGTCTGGGTGTATTCAAGGTGCAGGAAGGCCAAGAGGTGGTTGACTCGGTCAAAGCGGCGATCAAAGCCGGCTACAGAAGCATCGACACAGCAACCGTATATGGCAACGAAGAAGGTGTTGGTCAGGCTATCCGTGAATCCGGGGTTGCCCGCGAAGAGCTGTTCATTACGACCAAGGTTTGGAATAACGATCAGGGGTATGAATCGACGCTGGCTGCCTTTGACCTGAGCCTCAGCAAGCTGGGACTCGATTATGTGGATCTGTATCTGGTGCACTGGCCGATCAGAGCCAAATATAAGGACACCTGGCGGGCGCTTGAGCGGCTGTATGCAGACGGCAAGGTCCGGGCAATCGGCGTCTCAAACTTCCAGATTGATCATCTGGAGGATCTCTTGGGCAGTGCCGTGGTGAAGCCTATGGTGAACCAGGTTGAGCTGCATCCGCTGCTTAGCCAGCTTGAGCTCCGCGAGTATTGCCGGGCGCAGGGAATTCAGATTGAAGCCTGGGCACCGCTCGCTCAAGGCCATCTGCTGGACAACGAGGTCATTGCTGAAATTGCAGCACACCATAATAAAACCCTGCCTCAGGTTATCCTGCGCTGGGATCTGCAGAACGGAATTGTGACCATTCCCAAATCCGTTAAAGAAGAGCGGATTACCGCTAACGCTGATATTTTTGACTTTGAGTTATCTGCGGATGAAATGGCCCGGGTGGATGCACTGAATGCCGGCCGGCGGTTCGGGTCACATCCGGACCGGTTCAACAACGAGTAA